Proteins encoded by one window of Gemmatimonadota bacterium:
- a CDS encoding redox-sensing transcriptional repressor Rex: MLSQDPCRNARQPPMKRISASTVSRLSLYLRVLAELVEEGATTVSSEEVAGRGGTTAAQVRKDLSLFGTFGTRGLGYSVPELLAALRSILGLERVWRVAVVGAGKIGAAMFGYRYFQRQGFHIMAVFDADPRKVGQCWNGLQVQSERELEAVLQRERIDIVIVAVPAEAAQAVVDRVVAAGVRGILNFAPTKLLVPGGVALNNVDMAVEMEVLSYRLSNGGSWERQAPSLAPGS; the protein is encoded by the coding sequence ATGCTTTCACAAGACCCCTGCCGCAATGCACGCCAGCCGCCGATGAAACGGATTTCTGCCTCGACCGTCAGCCGACTGTCCCTCTACCTGCGCGTTCTTGCCGAACTTGTTGAGGAGGGGGCGACCACGGTTTCCAGCGAGGAGGTGGCGGGGCGCGGGGGGACGACGGCGGCGCAGGTGAGGAAGGACCTCTCGCTGTTCGGTACCTTCGGCACGCGCGGGTTGGGCTACTCGGTGCCAGAGCTGCTGGCGGCGCTGCGCTCGATCCTGGGGCTGGAGCGGGTGTGGCGCGTGGCGGTAGTCGGTGCGGGGAAGATCGGCGCGGCAATGTTTGGCTACCGTTATTTCCAGCGTCAGGGTTTCCACATCATGGCCGTGTTCGACGCGGATCCGCGCAAGGTCGGGCAGTGCTGGAACGGGCTCCAGGTGCAGTCGGAGCGGGAGCTGGAGGCGGTGCTGCAGCGGGAGCGCATTGACATCGTGATCGTTGCCGTGCCGGCGGAAGCGGCGCAGGCGGTGGTGGATCGGGTGGTTGCGGCGGGCGTGCGGGGGATCCTGAACTTCGCGCCCACCAAGCTATTGGTGCCGGGTGGCGTGGCGCTGAACAACGTGGACATGGCTGTCGAGATGGAGGTGCTGTCTTACCGGCTGTCCAATGGCGGAAGCTGGGAACGGCAGGCGCCCTCACTGGCGCCGGGGTCGTGA